A window of Cohnella herbarum contains these coding sequences:
- a CDS encoding GH32 C-terminal domain-containing protein: protein MKNNLIAHWSFDEGKGNLIREHCTGREDNIHYVFNEAKYKPSSDPLWVKGVKGNALLFDGYSTWVSAPSDTRSFKSMTIECWVAPRSYEHGDGGRLSAIINQHDRETKTGFVLGMFRHGWWSFQIGTGDAWYEVWSEADPIPRDTWSHVAAVFDGVKGNLVLLLNGKQVALRSIPSEMEIKPAPVELLVGKNNKPSVLHGVFTTNMFNGIIDELCLYDAALSVEEIEARGVRVPENQPDTVQRRSRYDGDRHRPQYHFIPPEHWMNEPHGPMYFNGQYHIFYQHNPQGPYWNQIHWGHAVSPDMLRWRDVPFALSPEKGDIDPDGIWSGGTAVDDDGVPVIFYAAGNKRRNPDQSVAMARSTFGQDGNNDLVDWIKHPEYVAVLPEGVGLPGNFRDPFVWKEEKTWYMIVTSGIPGKGGTALLYTSEDMIDWTYRNPIYVGDSQKYPKTGDAWELPLLFPFYKTEKGEQKHIFIVNPWFLQASPHYCKYIFYWIGTWDRDRLVFIPDEEEPQVFDVGEHWIGPSGFVDPSGRIILFSVIFAMSPRISNELGWSYNAGLPVEVGMRPDGRPGVKPIVELETLRGRKLIELSDLPLDKANERLREIEGDMLEIELELEPGEAERFGIKVRVSPDEMEETLLFYDRANASFMADRNKSSMEPDVEKGIEGGPVDLEGGNLQLHIYLDKSMIESYINGIKSLTTRIFPFRHDAQGLKLLGDASTVVKSLTIWEMKSAYEDCQEGKMDI, encoded by the coding sequence TTGAAGAATAATTTAATCGCGCATTGGAGTTTTGACGAAGGCAAGGGCAATCTGATTCGTGAGCACTGCACTGGACGTGAGGACAATATTCATTATGTATTCAACGAGGCGAAATATAAACCGTCTAGCGACCCGCTTTGGGTGAAGGGGGTCAAAGGCAATGCGCTTCTGTTCGACGGATATTCGACCTGGGTTTCCGCACCATCCGATACGCGCTCATTCAAGTCGATGACGATTGAATGTTGGGTTGCGCCTCGTTCGTATGAGCACGGCGACGGGGGAAGACTTTCCGCAATAATAAACCAACATGATCGGGAGACCAAGACGGGGTTTGTGCTGGGGATGTTTCGACATGGCTGGTGGTCTTTTCAAATCGGGACAGGAGATGCGTGGTACGAGGTTTGGTCCGAGGCAGACCCGATTCCAAGAGATACATGGTCACATGTCGCCGCCGTATTTGATGGAGTGAAAGGCAACTTAGTTCTCTTGTTAAACGGAAAACAGGTGGCATTGCGAAGTATTCCATCGGAAATGGAAATCAAGCCTGCACCCGTCGAATTGCTCGTCGGAAAGAACAATAAGCCGAGTGTATTGCACGGTGTTTTTACAACCAATATGTTCAATGGTATCATCGACGAGCTTTGCTTGTACGATGCGGCCTTATCGGTGGAGGAGATCGAAGCCAGGGGTGTAAGAGTTCCCGAGAACCAGCCGGATACCGTTCAGCGCAGAAGCAGATACGACGGCGACAGACATAGACCTCAATACCACTTTATACCGCCGGAGCATTGGATGAACGAGCCTCATGGGCCGATGTACTTTAACGGACAATATCATATATTTTATCAGCATAACCCACAAGGCCCCTACTGGAATCAGATACATTGGGGACATGCAGTTAGCCCGGACATGCTTCGCTGGCGCGACGTGCCGTTTGCCTTGTCTCCGGAAAAAGGCGATATTGACCCTGATGGCATTTGGTCCGGCGGAACGGCAGTCGATGACGATGGCGTTCCGGTGATCTTCTATGCGGCAGGCAACAAACGAAGGAATCCAGATCAATCAGTAGCTATGGCGAGAAGTACGTTCGGGCAGGATGGGAACAACGATTTGGTAGATTGGATCAAGCACCCCGAGTATGTCGCAGTCTTACCGGAAGGGGTAGGCCTTCCTGGGAATTTTCGAGACCCTTTTGTATGGAAGGAAGAGAAGACATGGTATATGATCGTGACGTCCGGCATACCGGGAAAAGGCGGAACGGCATTGTTGTATACGTCGGAGGACATGATCGACTGGACCTATCGAAATCCGATCTATGTCGGCGATTCGCAAAAGTACCCGAAGACAGGCGATGCCTGGGAACTGCCGCTCCTGTTCCCATTTTATAAGACCGAAAAAGGTGAACAGAAGCACATTTTTATCGTTAATCCGTGGTTCTTGCAAGCAAGCCCGCACTACTGCAAATATATTTTCTACTGGATTGGTACTTGGGACCGGGATCGTCTGGTTTTTATTCCTGACGAAGAGGAGCCACAGGTGTTCGATGTGGGAGAGCACTGGATCGGGCCGAGTGGATTTGTGGATCCAAGCGGAAGAATCATTCTATTCAGCGTCATTTTCGCCATGAGCCCGAGGATCAGCAATGAACTCGGTTGGTCCTACAATGCCGGTCTCCCCGTAGAGGTCGGGATGCGTCCGGACGGTCGGCCAGGCGTCAAGCCCATCGTGGAGCTAGAAACCTTACGAGGCCGTAAATTGATTGAATTGTCAGATCTCCCTCTCGATAAGGCGAATGAACGGCTGAGAGAAATTGAAGGCGACATGCTTGAAATCGAGCTTGAGCTTGAACCGGGCGAGGCCGAACGATTTGGGATCAAGGTTCGCGTGTCACCTGACGAGATGGAAGAAACGTTGCTGTTCTATGACAGAGCGAATGCAAGCTTCATGGCGGATCGAAATAAGTCGAGTATGGAGCCGGATGTGGAGAAAGGCATTGAAGGCGGTCCGGTAGATTTGGAGGGCGGCAATCTTCAACTGCACATCTATCTGGATAAATCCATGATCGAGTCTTACATTAACGGAATTAAAAGTTTGACGACGCGTATATTCCCTTTCCGGCATGACGCGCAGGGTTTGAAGCTTCTAGGTGACGCGTCGACAGTAGTCAAGTCGCTTACGATATGGGAAATGAAGTCCGCATACGAAGATTGTCAGGAAGGAAAAATGGACATTTAA
- a CDS encoding YqzE family protein: MDGSEYLKYMTEKVVKYIETPSEAEQTDDAMPGRKISKEPWLTRWFGVAPMGIMMWWGSRADKKNKAHPEVRSANPTSYR, translated from the coding sequence ATGGATGGATCGGAATACTTGAAGTACATGACGGAGAAGGTCGTTAAATATATCGAGACGCCTTCCGAGGCGGAACAAACCGACGATGCGATGCCGGGCAGAAAAATAAGCAAGGAACCGTGGTTAACGAGATGGTTCGGAGTGGCTCCGATGGGGATTATGATGTGGTGGGGAAGCAGAGCCGATAAGAAAAATAAAGCGCACCCCGAGGTACGCTCCGCGAATCCGACTTCTTATCGATAG
- a CDS encoding MerR family transcriptional regulator, with translation MKKKFKIGELAKIKRIDAQTLRYYDQIGLLSPDLINEQNGYRFYSEEQFLEVDHIKFLKLIGLSLDEVKQFREITSLKEAINNLRYQQNQFEEQIAKMQTVAKRFAFILDTIEEKGSYFEKFKNGIEIKECYSIRGVIGECQTVSDWFDFEAKLQELITRFPNYSEVGHNHGLTYIYNEKYLHTANDLLIEKVILPLEKEFRGDANVEEYPLGVCIVAYHKGENDKLIHVFTDIREYIAVNKLNIRGDIIMTSIISSFIVKNESEHLVEIRIPLA, from the coding sequence ATGAAGAAAAAATTCAAAATCGGAGAACTTGCAAAAATTAAGAGGATCGATGCTCAAACCTTAAGGTATTATGACCAAATCGGCCTTTTGTCTCCCGATCTTATAAATGAACAAAATGGCTACCGTTTTTACTCTGAAGAGCAATTTCTTGAAGTTGACCATATCAAATTTCTCAAATTGATCGGATTATCGTTGGATGAAGTAAAGCAATTCAGAGAAATAACGAGTCTTAAGGAAGCAATTAATAATCTTAGATATCAGCAAAATCAATTCGAAGAACAAATTGCTAAGATGCAAACCGTTGCGAAGAGGTTTGCTTTCATCCTGGATACAATTGAGGAAAAGGGCAGCTATTTTGAAAAGTTTAAGAATGGGATAGAAATTAAAGAATGTTACTCGATTCGAGGGGTAATCGGAGAATGCCAAACAGTCAGTGATTGGTTTGATTTCGAGGCCAAATTACAAGAATTAATAACCCGCTTTCCGAATTACTCGGAGGTCGGTCATAATCACGGCCTGACCTATATATATAACGAAAAATACCTGCATACTGCGAATGATCTACTGATTGAAAAGGTCATTTTGCCTCTTGAAAAGGAGTTCCGGGGTGACGCCAACGTTGAAGAATATCCCCTGGGCGTTTGCATCGTCGCCTATCATAAAGGTGAAAACGATAAACTAATACACGTCTTCACCGATATCAGGGAGTATATTGCAGTTAATAAACTGAATATAAGAGGAGATATTATTATGACCTCTATTATTAGTAGTTTTATTGTGAAAAACGAGAGCGAACATTTAGTCGAAATACGAATTCCATTGGCGTAG
- a CDS encoding adenosylcobalamin-dependent ribonucleoside-diphosphate reductase: MQASRLEGLSEKIFLDRYAWKNADSNAAKVGDVVLVLTKDDPKFPAKDVGEVVERDGQQVTVKLRNGELVQSTVEKLTLTIEKTPEEMWTRLANAMGSVEDSAEKQKEWSEKFRWLLDDWKLVPGGRIAAGAGASEELTLFNCYVIPSPHDSRGGIMQTLTEMTEIMARGGGVGINLSSLRPRRAIVKGVNGSSSGAVSWGGLFSYTTGLIEQGGSRRGALMLMINDWHPDVEDFITVKQTMGQVTNANLSVCVSNAFMKAVKEDANWDLVFPDSKDPEYDALWDGDLEKWKKLGKNVVHYRTVRARDVWNSIIEGAWKSAEPGVVFMEYYNQMSNSWYFNPIICTNPCGEQGLPAWGVCNLSAINLSKFYDEENHDVAWDELSKVVRYSTRFLDNVIDKTPYHFPENEKNQKNERRVGLGTMGLAELMIRLEVRYGSTESMDFLDKLYGFIAREAYLASTEIAAEKGSFPAFEAEPYLQSGFMKNMVETYPEVGEAVSKRGMRNVTVLTQAPTGSTGTMVGTSTGIEPYFAFEFFRQSRLGYDKQFVPIAQEWQDAHPGETLPEWFVTAMDLSAKDHIRAQAAIQRWVDSSISKTANCPSDFTVEETAELYEMAFELGCKGVTIYRDGSRDVQVLSTTKDAKKEDAAKAEAPAATVAAVAEASPSPVETLDSALNVSVTPEQKQVFDKQYKSRPKVLRGATYKYNTPFGMAYITVNDIDGTPGEIFLNVGKAGSDVFAMAEALGRVCSLFLRYGDHGNKVQLLVKHLKGIGGSGAVGFGPNRVESIADAVAQALETHAGMVDHEHAASLETPIAATAYNVLSDKSRAAYTSKDLCPSCGSASLLNVEGCKTCGNCGYSKCN; this comes from the coding sequence ATGCAAGCAAGTCGGTTGGAAGGACTTAGCGAGAAAATATTTTTGGATCGATATGCATGGAAGAATGCCGATTCCAACGCCGCGAAGGTTGGGGATGTCGTCCTTGTGCTCACGAAGGATGATCCTAAATTTCCTGCCAAAGACGTAGGGGAAGTCGTGGAACGCGATGGACAACAAGTAACCGTTAAGCTTCGTAACGGAGAGTTAGTGCAATCTACCGTCGAGAAATTGACGTTAACCATTGAGAAGACGCCGGAGGAAATGTGGACGCGCCTCGCTAACGCGATGGGGTCCGTCGAGGATTCCGCCGAGAAGCAGAAGGAATGGTCGGAGAAATTCCGCTGGCTGCTGGACGACTGGAAGCTCGTTCCGGGCGGACGGATCGCCGCGGGTGCGGGAGCGAGCGAAGAATTGACGCTCTTTAACTGCTACGTTATCCCGTCGCCTCATGATAGCCGTGGCGGCATTATGCAGACGCTGACGGAGATGACGGAAATTATGGCGCGCGGCGGCGGAGTGGGCATTAACTTGTCGTCGTTGCGTCCTCGCCGTGCGATCGTCAAAGGCGTGAACGGTTCCTCCAGCGGGGCGGTCTCTTGGGGCGGATTGTTCAGCTATACGACGGGGTTGATCGAACAGGGCGGAAGCCGTCGCGGAGCATTGATGCTTATGATCAACGACTGGCATCCGGACGTCGAGGATTTCATTACCGTGAAGCAGACGATGGGCCAAGTCACGAACGCGAATCTGTCCGTATGCGTAAGCAACGCCTTCATGAAGGCGGTCAAGGAAGACGCGAACTGGGATTTGGTGTTCCCGGATTCCAAGGATCCGGAATACGACGCGCTATGGGACGGAGATCTGGAGAAGTGGAAGAAGCTCGGCAAGAACGTCGTCCATTATCGGACCGTTCGCGCTCGCGACGTATGGAACAGCATTATCGAGGGCGCATGGAAATCGGCTGAACCGGGCGTCGTATTCATGGAATACTACAACCAAATGTCCAACAGCTGGTATTTTAACCCGATTATTTGTACGAATCCGTGCGGGGAGCAAGGACTCCCGGCATGGGGAGTGTGCAATTTATCGGCGATTAATCTGTCCAAGTTCTACGATGAGGAGAACCACGACGTCGCATGGGATGAGCTGTCTAAGGTTGTCCGTTACTCGACTCGTTTCTTGGATAACGTAATCGACAAGACGCCATATCATTTTCCCGAGAACGAGAAAAACCAGAAGAACGAGCGTCGCGTAGGTCTAGGAACGATGGGGCTTGCGGAGTTGATGATTCGTTTGGAAGTCCGCTACGGCAGCACGGAAAGCATGGATTTCCTAGATAAGTTATATGGCTTCATAGCACGCGAAGCTTACCTCGCGTCCACGGAGATTGCTGCGGAAAAAGGTTCTTTCCCAGCATTCGAGGCGGAGCCATACTTGCAAAGCGGATTCATGAAAAATATGGTCGAGACTTATCCGGAAGTCGGCGAAGCCGTTTCCAAACGAGGGATGCGCAACGTTACCGTTCTTACCCAAGCGCCTACGGGCTCCACGGGTACGATGGTGGGCACTTCTACCGGAATCGAACCTTATTTCGCTTTTGAGTTTTTCCGTCAAAGCCGTTTAGGCTACGATAAGCAATTTGTCCCGATCGCTCAGGAATGGCAAGACGCCCATCCGGGCGAAACGCTTCCGGAGTGGTTCGTCACCGCGATGGACCTGTCCGCGAAAGATCACATTCGCGCGCAGGCCGCGATTCAACGCTGGGTCGACAGCTCGATCTCCAAGACGGCGAACTGCCCGTCCGATTTCACGGTCGAAGAGACGGCGGAGCTGTACGAGATGGCATTCGAGCTCGGTTGCAAAGGCGTAACGATCTATCGCGACGGCAGTCGCGACGTTCAAGTTCTCAGCACGACTAAAGACGCCAAGAAGGAAGATGCGGCGAAAGCGGAAGCTCCAGCGGCAACGGTCGCGGCGGTTGCGGAAGCAAGTCCAAGTCCGGTGGAAACTCTGGACTCGGCGCTTAACGTCAGCGTGACTCCGGAGCAGAAGCAAGTGTTCGACAAACAATACAAGAGCCGTCCAAAAGTTCTTCGCGGAGCGACTTACAAATACAATACGCCGTTCGGCATGGCGTATATTACCGTTAACGATATCGATGGCACGCCGGGAGAAATTTTCCTGAACGTCGGTAAAGCCGGTTCCGACGTATTCGCCATGGCGGAAGCGCTCGGCCGCGTGTGCTCGTTGTTCCTGCGTTACGGGGATCACGGCAACAAAGTCCAGCTTCTCGTGAAACATCTGAAAGGCATCGGAGGCTCCGGCGCAGTCGGCTTCGGCCCGAACCGCGTCGAGTCCATTGCGGACGCGGTCGCTCAAGCGCTTGAAACCCACGCTGGCATGGTAGATCACGAACACGCGGCTTCTCTGGAAACTCCGATCGCGGCGACTGCTTACAACGTCCTCTCGGACAAGTCGCGAGCGGCGTATACTTCTAAGGATTTGTGCCCGTCTTGCGGATCGGCATCACTGCTGAATGTTGAGGGTTGTAAGACTTGCGGGAATTGCGGATATAGTAAGTGTAATTGA
- a CDS encoding YqhG family protein: MNTKQIHKFVVAYLDSTGSHFIEKSPSHVTVKLSPDADRALSNRPYYWSFVDRTGSVPETMTYKWSFENPSMADRAAATPITYVMTESGRIIQEDVYFGSRRLQQLFEATSLGGRCVTLFEEPPRGRIDPLSSLPYTAWLGVNFKVGFECDMKREEIYGWGISLATGVINERFMETLKVKKLSPRLPSNIHLMKNGMSLRKGMNQLELTMERKLKNTDFSWAVEAEQRRQDELERIRQYYLPMLDNMGHPDQKEQKEAVTARYKQREAEIDWQYRPRVSLTVMNCGIFHLPGIH; this comes from the coding sequence ATGAATACCAAACAAATCCACAAATTCGTCGTCGCTTATTTGGATTCCACCGGCAGCCATTTTATCGAGAAAAGCCCAAGTCACGTGACGGTTAAGCTCTCGCCCGATGCGGACAGAGCGTTATCGAACCGCCCCTATTATTGGAGCTTCGTCGATCGGACAGGTTCCGTTCCCGAGACGATGACTTACAAATGGTCATTCGAGAATCCCTCCATGGCGGATAGAGCTGCGGCCACCCCGATCACCTACGTCATGACCGAATCCGGCAGGATCATTCAAGAGGACGTTTATTTCGGATCGAGGCGCCTTCAGCAATTGTTCGAAGCGACCTCGCTGGGAGGACGATGCGTCACGCTGTTCGAAGAGCCTCCCCGCGGCAGAATCGATCCGTTAAGCTCGCTACCTTATACGGCATGGCTCGGGGTGAACTTCAAGGTCGGCTTCGAATGCGACATGAAACGGGAAGAGATCTACGGATGGGGGATTTCGCTCGCTACCGGGGTTATCAACGAGAGGTTTATGGAAACACTGAAGGTTAAGAAGCTCTCGCCCCGGCTTCCTTCCAACATCCATTTAATGAAGAATGGTATGTCGCTTCGCAAGGGGATGAATCAATTAGAGCTAACGATGGAACGCAAGCTCAAAAATACCGATTTTTCCTGGGCGGTAGAAGCGGAGCAACGCCGGCAGGACGAGTTGGAGCGGATTCGGCAGTATTACTTGCCCATGTTAGACAATATGGGGCATCCGGATCAGAAGGAACAGAAGGAAGCCGTAACCGCTCGATACAAACAGAGAGAAGCCGAGATCGACTGGCAGTACCGTCCTAGAGTGTCTCTGACCGTCATGAACTGCGGAATTTTTCATCTTCCCGGCATTCATTAG
- a CDS encoding DEAD/DEAH box helicase gives MAPDIEEGSSASVPQPFKSPASYSSDPAPRKLHALVDMHVDRGAFEELERRSDRNGPWDDWALYQLSLEAEEASLVTDFHALQCLTLLPHFEPLPHQVDTARKVLHEMRGRAILADEVGLGKTIEAGLILKEYLIRGLVKKVLILVPASLVLQWVRELNGKFDIPAIAQRKAYTWDNDIVVASMDTAKRDPHRQMLLDNEFDLIIVDEAHKLKNKRTGNYQFINELRKKYCLLLTATPVQNDLSELYNLITLLKPGQLGGEGDFAANFVADRRVPKNEAKLHEALGQVMIRNRRSDGGVEFTKRVVTNVPLRLSPEEMALYQGVTDYVRKHATTENGDLTSMLSLVTLQREVCSSRDAVFLTLINLFKKTSEESPLRARIWEIVELIRSIKSNTKAEKTMELIQNMNDKVIVFTEYRATQEYLLKFFKEHGLTAVPYRGGMNRGKKDWMMDLFRRRAQVMVATEAGGEGINLQFCHHVINFDLPWNPMRVEQRIGRVHRLGQTEDVQIFNLCTLGTIEEHIVHLLHEKINMFELVIGELDEIIQQFEKEESLERRLAQLVLESTDGEELRRRIDGLGDTLLATKNQLHRENKP, from the coding sequence ATGGCACCCGATATCGAGGAAGGATCTTCGGCCTCCGTTCCTCAACCTTTCAAGTCTCCGGCCAGCTATTCTTCCGATCCGGCCCCCCGCAAGCTTCATGCGTTGGTAGACATGCACGTCGATCGCGGAGCTTTCGAAGAATTGGAACGTCGCTCGGACCGCAACGGTCCTTGGGACGATTGGGCTCTATACCAACTCAGCTTGGAAGCCGAAGAAGCCTCTCTCGTTACGGATTTCCATGCGTTGCAATGCCTTACGCTGCTTCCGCATTTCGAACCGTTGCCGCATCAAGTCGATACCGCCCGCAAAGTCCTCCACGAGATGCGAGGCCGCGCGATCTTAGCCGATGAAGTCGGCTTGGGCAAGACGATCGAAGCCGGACTTATTCTGAAAGAATACCTCATTCGCGGCTTAGTGAAGAAAGTGCTCATCCTCGTTCCGGCATCGCTCGTTCTGCAATGGGTTCGCGAATTAAACGGCAAGTTCGACATTCCCGCCATCGCGCAGCGGAAGGCGTATACATGGGACAACGACATCGTCGTCGCCTCGATGGATACGGCCAAACGCGATCCCCATCGCCAGATGCTGCTAGACAACGAGTTCGATCTGATCATCGTGGACGAAGCGCACAAGCTGAAGAATAAGCGGACGGGCAACTATCAGTTCATTAACGAGCTTCGCAAAAAGTATTGCCTGCTGCTAACCGCTACGCCCGTTCAGAACGATCTGTCCGAGTTATATAACCTCATTACCCTGCTTAAACCCGGCCAACTTGGCGGAGAAGGCGACTTCGCCGCTAACTTCGTCGCCGATCGCAGAGTGCCTAAGAACGAAGCCAAGCTGCACGAAGCGCTCGGGCAAGTGATGATCCGCAATCGTCGCAGCGACGGCGGCGTCGAATTTACGAAACGGGTCGTCACGAACGTCCCGCTTCGCCTCTCTCCCGAGGAGATGGCGCTCTACCAAGGCGTAACCGACTATGTCCGCAAGCACGCGACGACCGAGAACGGCGACTTAACGAGCATGTTATCCCTCGTCACGCTTCAACGCGAGGTTTGTTCCAGCCGGGATGCCGTATTTCTTACCCTCATTAACTTGTTTAAGAAAACGTCCGAGGAATCGCCGCTTCGCGCCAGGATTTGGGAGATCGTCGAGCTCATCCGCAGCATTAAATCGAACACCAAAGCGGAGAAGACGATGGAATTGATTCAGAACATGAACGACAAAGTGATCGTATTTACCGAATATCGCGCCACCCAAGAATACTTGCTGAAGTTTTTCAAAGAACACGGACTCACGGCCGTGCCTTACCGAGGCGGAATGAACCGCGGCAAAAAAGACTGGATGATGGATCTCTTCCGCAGACGCGCGCAAGTGATGGTGGCCACCGAAGCCGGAGGCGAAGGCATCAACCTGCAATTCTGCCATCACGTCATCAACTTCGATCTCCCTTGGAACCCGATGAGGGTCGAACAGAGAATCGGTCGCGTCCATCGCCTAGGACAAACGGAAGACGTGCAAATCTTTAATCTGTGCACATTGGGGACAATCGAAGAACACATCGTACATCTGCTCCATGAGAAAATCAATATGTTCGAATTGGTTATCGGAGAGCTTGACGAGATCATTCAACAGTTCGAGAAAGAGGAATCCCTGGAGCGCCGGTTAGCCCAGTTGGTGCTGGAATCCACGGATGGAGAGGAACTGCGCAGACGGATCGACGGACTCGGAGATACGTTGCTCGCAACGAAAAATCAACTGCATCGGGAGAACAAGCCATGA
- a CDS encoding glycoside hydrolase family 172 protein codes for MQPVQTSYTYRDLVERLFNLEMLAVPPIPGERSGSFSSFDRSSVYNEETRCYENWGANEDGGGYIRLEDSGIVACDLEGPGVIWRVWSALPGEGHIRIYLDNSEEPVIDKPFSDFFDKFSDESCPANFPNLAPILSRGRNSYIPIPFQKHCKVVLDKDWGNYYHFTYTQFPKDVQMPEFSGKFDKDSSIALAEADRFLQGRGRRRPQHQQHFDRTVRLSVPAGDKTVVLDHTGAGAISMIRIRTNLAQKTEEQQRNALRQMVISMKWDRVDKPSVWAPLGDFFGSAPGIKPYRALPLGMDELEFYCHWYMPFSDGAMIEIANDGPELQTLEIDIRIVDVMKEHTDKLLRFHAKWHRDEFLDLEKERYEAGRDRWPDWPLLLAEGPGRFCGVHLHVYNAWKKPEQDADTWWYGRGDRKTIDWWWGEGDEKFFVDGETFPSTFGTGSEDYIGYAWAAEPPFPMFDSAFASQPYVEIDGNGHTSVNRFHICDNIPFMQSFEGFIEKYKANQWDEVNRCLYASTVYWYQTRGTTDRYLPIELEERIGYDTLDHDGPKYNNDKLGDSL; via the coding sequence ATGCAACCAGTTCAAACATCATATACGTACCGCGATTTGGTCGAACGATTGTTCAACCTTGAAATGCTGGCCGTTCCGCCTATACCCGGCGAAAGAAGCGGAAGTTTCTCGAGCTTTGATCGAAGCTCCGTCTACAATGAGGAAACTCGATGCTATGAGAACTGGGGAGCAAATGAAGACGGGGGCGGCTATATACGCCTTGAAGACAGCGGTATCGTGGCTTGTGATTTAGAGGGGCCGGGGGTCATCTGGCGAGTCTGGTCTGCATTGCCGGGTGAAGGGCATATTCGAATATATCTCGACAATAGCGAGGAACCGGTCATTGACAAACCCTTCAGCGATTTTTTTGATAAATTCAGTGATGAGAGTTGTCCGGCGAATTTCCCGAATTTAGCGCCTATTCTGTCTCGTGGAAGAAACAGTTATATCCCAATTCCCTTTCAGAAACATTGCAAAGTGGTGCTCGACAAGGATTGGGGAAATTATTATCACTTCACATATACGCAGTTCCCAAAGGATGTGCAGATGCCAGAGTTCTCCGGCAAGTTCGACAAGGACTCATCTATAGCTCTTGCAGAAGCGGACAGATTTCTTCAAGGGCGGGGGAGGCGGAGACCGCAGCATCAGCAGCATTTTGATCGGACAGTAAGATTGTCCGTACCGGCTGGTGATAAAACTGTTGTCTTAGACCATACTGGTGCAGGTGCTATCTCCATGATCCGTATTCGAACAAACTTAGCTCAAAAAACCGAGGAGCAACAGCGAAATGCATTGAGGCAAATGGTTATTTCCATGAAATGGGATCGTGTAGACAAGCCTTCTGTCTGGGCACCGCTCGGTGACTTTTTTGGTAGCGCTCCAGGTATTAAGCCATATCGCGCTCTGCCATTGGGGATGGACGAACTTGAATTCTATTGCCACTGGTACATGCCCTTCTCGGATGGCGCTATGATTGAAATCGCAAATGACGGACCTGAACTACAGACGCTCGAGATCGATATTCGAATCGTAGACGTGATGAAGGAGCATACGGATAAGCTGCTGCGGTTCCATGCTAAATGGCACCGAGACGAATTTCTTGATCTGGAGAAGGAGCGGTATGAGGCGGGGCGAGACCGTTGGCCGGATTGGCCGTTATTGCTGGCCGAAGGCCCAGGCCGATTCTGCGGCGTTCATCTTCATGTCTATAATGCATGGAAAAAGCCCGAACAAGATGCTGACACTTGGTGGTACGGAAGAGGGGACCGGAAAACAATCGATTGGTGGTGGGGGGAAGGAGACGAGAAGTTTTTCGTTGACGGAGAGACATTTCCATCGACTTTCGGAACGGGGAGTGAGGACTATATCGGTTATGCTTGGGCAGCCGAACCCCCTTTCCCTATGTTCGACAGTGCGTTTGCTAGTCAACCCTATGTCGAGATCGATGGAAATGGCCATACTTCAGTGAACCGGTTCCATATCTGTGACAATATTCCGTTCATGCAATCATTCGAAGGCTTTATTGAGAAATATAAAGCGAATCAATGGGATGAAGTCAATCGATGCCTCTATGCCTCAACGGTGTACTGGTACCAAACTCGCGGTACGACAGACCGGTATTTGCCTATAGAACTAGAAGAACGTATCGGGTATGACACGTTGGATCATGACGGACCAAAATACAATAACGATAAATTGGGGGATTCGCTTTGA